The genomic DNA AGAATGCTGGGGGGGCTAGCGACTTCGTCAAGGCCGCAGCTCTCGAACAGGGGATTGAGTTGATCGCGGTCGATTCGAGCTGCGACATCCCAAGCTGGTGATGCACCGTCGGGGACCGTGCTCGTGGTCAGGTCCCCCAAGGTGCAGGGGCTCGGTGCCGCGGCACGTCCATTCGCGTGCGCTTCGCGGCGCCAAGGCGTCCTTGGTTCGGCCACGAGGGTGCTGTTGCTCATTTTGCCGTGAGGCGTCGTCTGACGACGAGCCGTTACCCAGGGCTCAGAACGCCGCCAGCGCGAGTGGCACCACGGCGAGTCTCGTGGCCTCCACCCACCGTGCCCAGCGGCGTCCCTCGAGCACTCCTCCGAGTCCCCCCAGTGAGGCGAGGAACCAAGCGGTGAACGCGAGCTTCACGGGGAAGGACAGCGCTCCTCCCCGGAAGAGGAAGAGGACGGTCACGAGCAGCGTCAGGATGCCCACGACCGCCATGTAGAGCACCACCCGGCGCGAGGGGTACACCTCGAACCGGGGACGCCCGGGTGGCACGTCCAGGTGCGCGGGCTCCACGCCGGGCGGGTGCCATTCGGGAGGCATGAACCAGAAGCGGATCTTGTCCCAGATGCGAGGCGTCTTCCGGACGAGGGTCACGGCCTCCCGGAAGGGCCTCCAGGCGGCCAGCAGGGGGTTGAAGGTCCGCACGGGTTCGACCGTGCCGTAGGTGACGGGCTCCCGCTCGGGCTCGAAGGTGCCGAACAGCCGATCCCAGACGATGAGCATTCCGCCGTGGTTCTTGTCCAGGTAGCGGCCATTGCAGGCGTGGTGAACGCGGTGGTGGGACGGAGTGACGAAGATCCACTCGAGCGGGCCGAGCTTGTCGATGAGCTCGGTGTGCACCCAGAACTGGTAGAGCGTGTTGAGCGCCACGGCGGTGGCGAACATGGCCGGGGGAAAGCCCAGCAGCGCGAGCGGCAGGTAGAAGGCGCGCGAGAAGAAGGGCTGGACCGGACCCTGCCGCAGGGCCACGGACAGGTTGAAGTCCTCGCTTTGGTGGTGGGGCGCGTGGGCCATCCAGCCCAGGTGGGTGCGGTGCGAGACGCGGTGGAACCAGTAGTAACAGAAGTCCGTGCCGAGCAGCAGCAGCGCCCAGGCCCACACCGAGGTGGAGGGAATCTCGAAGAGCCGGACCGAGTAGAGGGCCACGTAGGCGCCCGCGAGCAGACCCGCCGCCACGGCCCCGAAGACCGTCTGGGCGGCGCCCAGGGAGAGGTTCGCGAAGACGTCCGTCCCCCGGAACACGCGGCGGCCGCGCAGGCGCCCCGCCAGCCACTCGATTCCGATCAACACGAAGAAGAGGG from Melittangium boletus DSM 14713 includes the following:
- a CDS encoding sterol desaturase family protein, which produces MSLIVLSIPLFFVLIGIEWLAGRLRGRRVFRGTDVFANLSLGAAQTVFGAVAAGLLAGAYVALYSVRLFEIPSTSVWAWALLLLGTDFCYYWFHRVSHRTHLGWMAHAPHHQSEDFNLSVALRQGPVQPFFSRAFYLPLALLGFPPAMFATAVALNTLYQFWVHTELIDKLGPLEWIFVTPSHHRVHHACNGRYLDKNHGGMLIVWDRLFGTFEPEREPVTYGTVEPVRTFNPLLAAWRPFREAVTLVRKTPRIWDKIRFWFMPPEWHPPGVEPAHLDVPPGRPRFEVYPSRRVVLYMAVVGILTLLVTVLFLFRGGALSFPVKLAFTAWFLASLGGLGGVLEGRRWARWVEATRLAVVPLALAAF